The sequence ATATATAGGTGGTTGAGGTGATTATCATAATTGAACCTATATGTGAAGTGTGTCTGTGTGCCGTTGTTAACTCGTACCCCAGTCGCAGTTATCGTAAGTGTTGGTGTGAGTGTAGTATTTACAGTTGTAGTTTCATTTTCGCATACTACCACAGTCGTATCGTAATCCGCATAATCTTGAAGTGTCAATTTTATAGAATGCTCACCAACACTTATATTTTCAAGCAAACAATTTGTCTTTTTACCAGTATCTGTGTTATCTAACCAAATACTTGCCCCAGTAGGAATAGAATTTACCTGGATAGAGCCTGTCTCAGGTGTAGTAGGCTGTTTTTTACAGCTTAAGAATACAGTTCCAACAAGTATAGGAATAAACCACAAAAAACGCTTCATAATACACCTTCCTTTTTTCTCAAGATAGTAGCCAAAATTCTATACCGATTATTTTAATAGAGGCAATTCATGATATTACTTTGTTAAAACTTTGTCAAGTTTTTTTTGCTTTTTTGAATAAATATTTTAGGCACCTTTGATTTTCAACCTCTGATTTGGTTTTAGACAATTTTGACCTTGTCATTCTGAACGAAGTGAAGAATCTCATAAATCGGTGTCAATCAAGGTGTTGCAAGTTTTGTAAAGTGAATTATTCAACAAAGCAAGTTTTTTTGTCAAAAAAATTTGTTATAAAAATATAGTGTTTTCTTTAGTAGGTCCTACACAGATTGCAGTTATCTTTGCATCTATAAGCTCGGTAATTTTATCAATGTATTTTTTAGCTGCTGTCGGTAGTTTATTGTAGCTTCTTACACTACCAGTAGGAGATAGCCAGCCATCAAGTTCTTCATATACGGGCGCAAAATTTGAACTGAGTTCAGCTACTGATAGGAAGTCAGCTTGTCTGCGACAGGTCTGGAGACCTGTCGCTACCCTATGTTTATCTTCTTTATACTCATATTGCTTACAGATTTTGACTTTTGGTAGCTTATCAAGGACATCAAGTTTAGTGATAACAATCTTTTTTATATCATTAACTTTTAACGCTTTGCCAACAAGTACAGCATCAAGCCAGCCACACCTTCTCGGTCTACCAGTAGTAGCCCCATATTCCTGACCCATCTCTCTTACAATATTCTCAAATTCTTTTGTCATCCTTGTTGGCAATGGCCCATTACCAACCCTTGATGTATATGCTTTTGTGACACCTATAACTTCGTCAATTTTTGTCGGTCCTATACCAAGACCACAGCAGGCAGCACCAGCTTGCGGGTTTGATGATGTAACAAATGGGTAGGTGCCATGGTCAACATCAAGTAGTAAGCCCTGTGCACCCTCTAAGATTACTTCCTTACCTTTATCTATCCATTGGTTTAGTAAAGTTGAGGTATCAGTTATAAATGGGATGATAAAATCACTAAAAGATTTATATTGAACATAAATTTTGTCAAGTTTTAAAGATGGATATTCTTTGAGGTTATTTTTAAGCTTTTCTTTAAAGACTTCAGGATACAAAAGGTCAGCTACCCTTATTCCTCGACGAGCATACTTGTCTTCATAACAAGGTCCTATGCCCATACGAGTTGTGCCTAATAACCCATCTTTGTCGTCTCTCAGTTTATGATAAGGCATAACAAGATGTGCCTTATCACTGATAAAAAGCCTATGCTCAATATTAATTCCTTTAGATTTAGCAGTTTTTATCTCTTTTATAAGGACTTCAGGGTCGATGACAACACCGTTCCCAATTATACAAATAGTATGTGGGTATATAATTCCGGAAGGAATAATGTGAAATACAAGCCTATCACCACCTACATAAATAGTATGACCTGCATTTGCACCACCATTGTATCTTGCAACTACATCTGCATCTTTAGCAAATAGCTCTATAACCCTACCTTTACCTTCATCTCCCCATTGGGTACCTACAATGACTCTAACCATGCTTTTTACAACGTGGGTGTCTTCAATATGTGATAGTATCGGGTATTATATAATCCTCGGGATTAACTGCTTTTCCAAGAACCCTTACTTCGTAATACAGGTGCGGACCTGTAGAGTAACCGGTGTTACCTATCCACCCTATTACCTGACCCCTTTCAACCTTACTGTAAGGAGTAACTGCTATACGGGACAGATGACCGTATAAGGTCATGTAGCCAAATCCGTGGTCAAGTTCTATAAAACGACCAAGCCATTTTCTGTATCCAGTATGAACAACTGTCCCTGTAGCTGGTGCAATTACAGGGGTGCCAGTCCTATTTGCGATATCAATTCCCTTATGAAAGCTAGGATATGGACGATTGCGCCAGCCAAATTTTGATGTCACAATTCCTACAGTTGGCCAGATAGATGGGGTACGGAGGAGTAAATTCTCTATTTGCTTGGCTTTATGTGAGATTTCTTTAAAGCTGGCAAACTCAAAATCAAGGCACCTTTTTAATTTTATAATTGCTTCTTTAATAGGGTCTTCTGTGCCAATTTCACCCCTACCCCCAACTCCGAGTCTCCGTATGTCTTCATCAATGTAAGGAAGACCCCAAGTGAGTCTCTCTTTTATATCTAAGTTAATAAGTGAATCTAACTTTAACTCAAGTAAGCCTATCTTATACTTAGAATTCTCAACTGCTAAGCTAAGCTCTAAAGCCCTACTCTTTTGATATGCTAACTCTTTTGATTTAACAATTGAATTTACAACTTGGAAGATTGAGAATACTGAAATTATTGATATGCCTAAAATAACTATACCAGTTACGAGAAGGCGCCGAGTATTAATAAAGAACCATCTATCTCTTACACGAACTGTCCAGTATCGCACTGTGAGAAAACTTACTTGATAGCTTAAATTTTGTCAAGGATAAAATGAAAAAAAATTAACAATAAATTAGCTTGACAAATTGGTATTTTGGATTATATATTATTTATAGAGATGAAAAGTGATGAATCTTGCCTGCCCGACGGCAAGGCAGGCCTGTCGGCAGACAGAGGTATAGGTCTTATACTTGTAATGGGTATATTTGTAATACTCGGTACTATAGCAGTGGCACTCGTAACTATGAGTGTTAGCCAAATGAAGCTCAGCCATTATACTACAGATTCAAAACTTGCATTCCATTCTGCTGAAGCCGGTATAGACTATGCAATAGCGATGATACCGGGTTATCATGGTGCATTCCCGGATACGCCTGATATATGGATTACGCTACCAAATCAAGCCAAATATAAGAGTGGACTGCCGGATACTACTCCGACACCGGCTGAAATTATAGGTATCAGTTATTTAACTGGCTACAGTATGGAATTGGGGTCAGACTTTTTCAGTGTTGTCTATGACCTAACTGCATCTGGCAAGTTCGAAGAAAGTAAGCGTATAATCAAAGCCAGAGTTAAATGTGGTCCGTTACCGAGTGGTAAAGTTCCTGAATATTAATAGGGACGAAGATGGCGGTGATTATAAAGGAGATTAAATTAGTGGGTTCAAAGGGTAGTAAGGAATTGGCAGCAATTTTTGACAGTGGAGCAACCTATTCTTGCATAAGACCAGAGGTAGCAGAGAAACTTGGGCTAGTTGAGCCTTTGCCGGACATAATGGAATTTGGAACTGCAAAAGGTGGCGAAAAGCTAATTGCAGAAAAGAGGGTTACACTTAATTTTTATCTAAATGGGTATCGGTTTTCAGATGAGTTTATGCTCATTCCACCACTATCTGAAGAAGTAATAATTGGGGCATCAACACTACAGAAGTGGCGAATGAAACTGGACTTTGAGAATGATGAGGTAATCATTGACCCAAGAGTGACAAAACTAAGGCTTTTATAATATAAGGGGGTGAATTATGTTTAGCTTTATTATTTTATTTATTGTTTCGCAACTAGCAGTAGCAAAGGAGGGCGTTAAGATTGGACTTGAGACTACAATATTTGGTCCTTCGCCTATTATATATGAGACTACTATTATGAAGAAGGGTAACAAATTACGAATAGATGAGACACTGCCTAACTCAGAAGAGATAGGCTCAGTTGTTATATGGGATGGTAAAGAGTGCTTGCTATTTACACCTAATAAGAAGCCACAATCAATATCACCTATAAAGGATGGACTTGACTTCATCGGCTTTAGTAGTGAATTTAAAACAAAAGGTGAACTATGGGATATAGATAAAGTGACTGGCCTACCTGTTAAAAAGACGACTTCGGTTGGTGATACATACTATAAAGACTACACACAGATTCATAACTTTGGTGCATTACCAACACTAATTGAAGAATATAGTAAAGATAGACTTGACCGCCGTACAGTTGTGAAATATGTGGATGATGAAGTAGAGTTGAGGGCAGAGTTATTTGACCTACATAAGGTTAAGTTTACAGAGAAGGCTAAAAAAGAGGCTAAGAAACTAAACTTTGAGTAATGGAGAGGGATAAATGAGTTTCACCCAAATATTTACAATTTTTGCTTCTTGTGTAACAATATTCGCATTTATTGTAGGTATATTTTCTGTTTACAATGGTAGGATGACAAGGAATGAAGTATCAAAAGAGACAAGGGCAACAAGAGAGAGCTTAGGTGAGATTTTGATCAGAATGGAAGGGCTTCTTGTCCGAATGGATGAAGAGCTTAAGCTGGCAAGAGAGGAGCATAAAATGATGTTTGAGGAGCATAAAATGATGTTTAAAAAATTAGGATAGGAAGAGATTGCTTCGCCCTGATAAATCGGGGCTCGCAATGACAGTAGTGGATTAAGAAAAAGAATGATAGATAGGAGGAAATGATGAACCTATTTCAGTTTTCGTTTGGCATATATTTTGCTTTTGTAGGTGCTTATCTATCCATAATTTTAGCAAGATTACTCAAGCAAAATGGCAGATTATTGGATAAAATGGACGAGAGTCTCAGGAAAACATTAGAGAAAATAGATGAGGGATTCAAGAAAATGGACGAAGAGTTTAAGCTTGCAAGAGAAGAGCATAGACTTACAAGAGAAGAGTATAAAATGATGTTTAAAAAATTAGGAGGCTAAGATGAAAAAGCTATCATTTATTTTAGCTTTGTTTTTGCCCATGTTTTTGTGGGCGGCTGATGAAGATTTGTTCATAGTAACAACTGAGCCTGATGTCCTTATTATACTTGATACATCAGGCTCTATGACATGTGATATGGCTGGCAATTATACTTGGGGTGATGGTAGTTCAGATTATCCGGGTAGAGACACTAATGGAGATGGCTATCCAAATGATTCAAGATTGTATATAATGAAGAATGCACTATTACAAGTTGTAGACAAGCATAAAGGGATAAGGTTTGGTTTGCTGACTTATGGTCAATATAAGAATGTTAATGAGCCATCAAGAGGTGGTCCTGGTGGTGGTGGTTGGTATCGTACTTCACCGTATAAACCATCTAATACACAAAATATACCATGGCATGGTGTAGATAAATACTATAATGACTACTGGCCAAAAAGCTATCCGGACTCAAAGTACGAAGTCTTGAGGGCTCCTATGGGATTAGCAGGCGACCCCGCCCATATAGGACAAATTAAGTCATGGATTGACCACGAGCAAAAGGTACAGGAACTAAGGGCGGATGGTGGCACCCCAATCGGTGGTGCACTTTACTGGGCACGTCAGTATTATACACAGGAGCTTATTCCAAAGGACCCAGCTAAGAAATGCAGAGGCTACTATGTTTTACTTTGCTCAGATGGAGAGGAGACTGGTTATCCAAACTATAACCCAAATTCACCATATACAGAGGCTACAAAGTTACGTAATGTCACAATTGCAGGTGTTAAATACGATATCCGCACTTTTGTTTTGGGCGTGGCAGTGGGCGGAGGAGAAGGTGCAACTTGTCTTGATTCAATTGCTAAACTTGGTGGTACCGAGCACTATTATCCTGCTACTACACCCGCACAATTGGATTCAGCACTTGAGGCTATACTTTCAATGATAGAAGAAAGGGAAGTCGTCTTTACAGGTCCTGAAGTGCCATCAGTGCGGACAAAGTATTATAGAGATATATTCATTGCATCACTCATCCCTTCAGAAAAGCCATTCTGGACTGGCTATTTACGGGCATTTAGACTAAATCCGGATGGTACACTGCCAGTTGATACACTTGGCCAGGTATTAACTACACCAATATGGGAAGCAGGTGAAGTGCTCAAAAATACTTCAATATATGATAGAAACATATACACTGAGAAAAATGGTAGTATCGTCCCATTCACAACATATTATGTAGACTCAGTTGACCTCGGTGTTCCCAATGATTCTGTTGAGCCATTGATTAACTGGGTACGTGGTGACAATGGATATAATTGGAAGCTTGGTGATATATTCCATTCATGGCCAGTATGTGTCGGGCCGCCTTCCCCATGGTATTCTGAAGAAGGATATAACCAGTTTAAGGTTGACAAGGGGCATCGTAGTAAAGTAGTTATAGCAGGTGCTAATGATGGTATGCTACACGCATTTGATGCAGGTACTTATGTAGCGGCGGGTGACTCATTTTCATCAGGGACTGGGAGTGAGAAATGGGCATTTATCCCAAATAATCTTTTGCCAAGACTTAAAACTCTGCCAGATACACATAACTTTTATGTTGATGGTAGTCCAGTAGCATTTGAGGCATGGTTTCCATCAGGTCCTTATGATAAGACTAAGGAGGCAAATGAGTGGAAGACAGTGTTGATATGTGGTGAGCGTGATGGTGGTAGCTATTACTTTGCACTTAATATAACTGATGTATATAATCCTACATTTTTATGGAAGTTCACTGATGCAAGCCTCGCTCGTACCTGGTCAACTCCAGGAATTGGTAAAGTGAAAAAATTAGAGGGCTATGAGGAGTGGGTAGCAGTTATAGGCGGTGGTCTTAATAAGGAAGCAGGTACTAAAGGACGTGCAGTTTATGTAGTTAAAGTTGCTGACGGTAGCTTACTTCGTAAGTTTACCCATGATGATATGACTTACTCAATACCATCAGAGCCAATGCTTGTTGACATAAATAACGATGTATATGCAGATTATATCTATATAGGTGATATTGGTGGTCAATTATGGAAGATAGATATAAGGGGTGGCAGTGATGCAGCATGGACAATTTACAGAGTCTTTGCAGCTCAAGGAGAGCAGCCTTTTTACTATCCACCAACTTATGCTCTTGATAATGAAGGCCATTCTTGGCTGTTTTTTGGTGGTGGTGATAGGGACTCAGTTAAAAGGACAAATACTTTTAACAGATTCTATGGAATGAGAGACAATGGGCAGACATCCCCTTATACTGACGCAGACCTCGTTGATGTTACAGTGACAGGCACACCAAATGACAACGGCTGGTATATAAAATTAGGTAAAAATGAGAAGAGTGTTGGAAAAGCAATTGTATTTGCTGATACAGTATACTTCGTAACTTACGAGCCAACGAAACCTGAAGACCCATGTGAAATAGCGGGGCTTGCCAGGCTATACAAAATTTGCTTTACTACTGGTAAAGGGGAATCAGAAGAAATTGGGTCAGGTGTACCGACGAGCCCACAAATCACTGTTACAGAGGAGGGCGATTTTGTCATATTTGTAGGCGGAAGCGAAGGTGAGTTAGTAGCTGAGAAAATAACAACACCCGGGCCATTTAAGAAAACAATCTACTGGAGAGAAGAAAAGTATTAGTAGGGACTTGATTAATCAAGCCCATACCAGTAGGTAGAGGTAGATCTCCTGACCTGCCTAATCCGGCTATTTCTCTTTCTTAAATCTGTCCTGTAGCTTCTTTTTAACTTCAGGTAGTGTAGTGTATTCCATATCTGCGAGTGGCAACCTATGTGGCTCAAACGGTCCATGTCGTCTCATATAATCTGTTATCTCATCTGCCATCCTACGAGAGCGCTCAAATGATGGGTCATCAAACATATCACGTGGACCGATAAGTTTGCCATCTGATAATTGAAAACCTGCCCCTATCACTCTTGGTGGACCATCAAATCTTGTCGGATTAGCTTCCTTAAATGATACAGGCATAAATGGACCATGATGTGAGCCCCTCATCCAGCCTGCTACAAGATATGGGAGTGCAAAGCCTTCAAGAACTTCACCCACTGCAGGAAAGCCCGATTGGCTACGCACAATAAGAACTGGGTCGTCCTTGCCTACATATTTACCTGCTACGAGAGCAAGCTTTTGAGTTGATGATACAGCTGCTATCTCATTATCAGATTTACGCCACACCCTTTTTATGATGTAATGCTCCTTTGCCCCTATGAAGACAAGCATATCATAGAGTTCTTCAGGTGCTGAAAATATCACAGTCTCCTGTTTAAACACATCAAGGACTTCAAACTTAAATCCATCATGTAAGCTTGGGTCTATCACAAGACCTGCTGTATTAAATGGGTCAGCAAATATCTTGTAAAGTGGCAAATTCCATGCACCCGGTGATGTCTTATCACCCATAAAGATAATGAGTGGCTCTGATTTTCTCTCAGTTATCTCCATTTCTGCAACCCCGGGTCCCATACCTTTGACATTGCCAGAAAAGGCATCTGATAAAATATCCTGCCCTGCACCATATAGTTTCATACGCTTGGCAAGCTCAGTGCAGTCTTTAAATGTATCCCATGCAAGTTTATGTATGGATTCAGAGTCTTCACCTTTCTCATGTGTCATAATAAGTTCAAGATCATCACCACAATGCATAACATGGAAATCAATAAGTAAGCCTTTATCCTTCGCTATCTTAAGACTCTCTTCTGCTTTTTTTAGAATATCAGGATGCGATGAAGAATGCCCTACATACCCACCTATATCTGCTTTTATCACAGATACTGTAACTTTAGCCATAATTCACCCCCTTTACAAAACCCCTAAATCCGAAGTACTAAATCCTATTTTCATAAAATCCTAAATCCTAATTTCTAAATCCTAAACAAATCCCAAAATTAAAATTCCAAACCTGCCTGACGGCAGTCAGGTATTCCAAACGCTGTTTGGAATTTGGAGAATTGGAATTTAGATATCGTTTAGAATTTAGTGCTTGGAATTTAGGATTTTTCATTAGGTTAGGATTTAGAATTTCGTGCTTAGGATTTCTCATATTTATAGCCCATATTTGAACTATAACACTCCCGTATTGGATGTCAAGAAATAAATGCTTTGTTGAATAAATATTTTTGGCACCTTTGATTTTCAACCTCTGACTTGGTTTTAGACAATTTTGACCTTGTCATTCTGAACGAAGTGAAGAATCTCATAAATTGGTGTCAATCAAGGTGTTGCAAGTTTTGTAAAGTGAATTATTCAACAAAGCAAAAAACTTGACAAAATATTAAAGTAATATAAAATTGCTTGTATATGAGGAGGTGTAATATGAGATGGTTTTTCTTAATCCCGGCGTTAGTTGGGCTTACAGCTATCAACTGTGTTAAGCCGACTGAGCCACTAAAGGAAGTAGAGGATAGCCTTATTGAAGAGCCATTCTTTAAGGCAATTGACAACACATCATGGTCTGGTGACATTATTTTAGGGACAAAGGTGCCTACAAAAGCGTGGAGAGAGGCAAGTGTCAAGAGCAAGGATTACACAATTAGTGTCATAGGAGACACTGCAAATGTAGGTGTTACAGTTGTATGGGATGTGACCCTAAATGTAGTCTATGATAGTGTAGACACTGTCCCAAAGCCTGCCCCGTGTTACAAGGGTAATATTAACTTCCGCTTTGTAAAAGTAGAGAAATGGAAACTAAATGCACTATCGCCAGCTAATATCAAAGCTGATTCTGCTCTTGATGTACTAAAAATAGATTCAGTCCATGTGCAGTCCAATACGACAGTGATTTCACTTACTAACCCTACTGCTCTAATGTCAGTTGACACTTGGCCGTTTACATTCAATGTTGGTGATTTAGTTACTATAAGTGTATGGGGACCGGATTCTTCTCATGCTATAGTGCTACTACACACTTCCGAAGACAAACATAGATTTGAGTGGGATGGCACCAAATGGGTTATTACAGGGGTACCTGACACAGCCGGTGTTTATTGGTGTTTTATTGATGCAATTAATCGAGATGTAATTTTTGACAAAGCTGTTATGGCTGACCGTACCGTAGCGTGGGGTATTCCGTATAAAGTGGAATAGTTAAATTTAAAAGCATCCTAATCACATTTCACACCTTCAATGGGTAACCTCATTTTTATTGTGATTACTTATTAAATTTGCTTAATATGGCACTACTTTCACCAGAAATT is a genomic window of bacterium containing:
- a CDS encoding adenylosuccinate synthase; amino-acid sequence: MVRVIVGTQWGDEGKGRVIELFAKDADVVARYNGGANAGHTIYVGGDRLVFHIIPSGIIYPHTICIIGNGVVIDPEVLIKEIKTAKSKGINIEHRLFISDKAHLVMPYHKLRDDKDGLLGTTRMGIGPCYEDKYARRGIRVADLLYPEVFKEKLKNNLKEYPSLKLDKIYVQYKSFSDFIIPFITDTSTLLNQWIDKGKEVILEGAQGLLLDVDHGTYPFVTSSNPQAGAACCGLGIGPTKIDEVIGVTKAYTSRVGNGPLPTRMTKEFENIVREMGQEYGATTGRPRRCGWLDAVLVGKALKVNDIKKIVITKLDVLDKLPKVKICKQYEYKEDKHRVATGLQTCRRQADFLSVAELSSNFAPVYEELDGWLSPTGSVRSYNKLPTAAKKYIDKITELIDAKITAICVGPTKENTIFL
- a CDS encoding PEGA domain-containing protein, whose protein sequence is MKRFLWFIPILVGTVFLSCKKQPTTPETGSIQVNSIPTGASIWLDNTDTGKKTNCLLENISVGEHSIKLTLQDYADYDTTVVVCENETTTVNTTLTPTLTITATGVRVNNGTQTHFTYRFNYDNHLNHLYITFPNYGEHENPADAGDKVANTDYHSYFQAGGAQMPTGNHTLRFLGSCGGSAYEKSVTVNVQ
- a CDS encoding pilus assembly PilX N-terminal domain-containing protein, encoding MKSDESCLPDGKAGLSADRGIGLILVMGIFVILGTIAVALVTMSVSQMKLSHYTTDSKLAFHSAEAGIDYAIAMIPGYHGAFPDTPDIWITLPNQAKYKSGLPDTTPTPAEIIGISYLTGYSMELGSDFFSVVYDLTASGKFEESKRIIKARVKCGPLPSGKVPEY
- a CDS encoding retropepsin-like aspartic protease; translated protein: MAVIIKEIKLVGSKGSKELAAIFDSGATYSCIRPEVAEKLGLVEPLPDIMEFGTAKGGEKLIAEKRVTLNFYLNGYRFSDEFMLIPPLSEEVIIGASTLQKWRMKLDFENDEVIIDPRVTKLRLL
- a CDS encoding PilC/PilY family type IV pilus protein translates to MKKLSFILALFLPMFLWAADEDLFIVTTEPDVLIILDTSGSMTCDMAGNYTWGDGSSDYPGRDTNGDGYPNDSRLYIMKNALLQVVDKHKGIRFGLLTYGQYKNVNEPSRGGPGGGGWYRTSPYKPSNTQNIPWHGVDKYYNDYWPKSYPDSKYEVLRAPMGLAGDPAHIGQIKSWIDHEQKVQELRADGGTPIGGALYWARQYYTQELIPKDPAKKCRGYYVLLCSDGEETGYPNYNPNSPYTEATKLRNVTIAGVKYDIRTFVLGVAVGGGEGATCLDSIAKLGGTEHYYPATTPAQLDSALEAILSMIEEREVVFTGPEVPSVRTKYYRDIFIASLIPSEKPFWTGYLRAFRLNPDGTLPVDTLGQVLTTPIWEAGEVLKNTSIYDRNIYTEKNGSIVPFTTYYVDSVDLGVPNDSVEPLINWVRGDNGYNWKLGDIFHSWPVCVGPPSPWYSEEGYNQFKVDKGHRSKVVIAGANDGMLHAFDAGTYVAAGDSFSSGTGSEKWAFIPNNLLPRLKTLPDTHNFYVDGSPVAFEAWFPSGPYDKTKEANEWKTVLICGERDGGSYYFALNITDVYNPTFLWKFTDASLARTWSTPGIGKVKKLEGYEEWVAVIGGGLNKEAGTKGRAVYVVKVADGSLLRKFTHDDMTYSIPSEPMLVDINNDVYADYIYIGDIGGQLWKIDIRGGSDAAWTIYRVFAAQGEQPFYYPPTYALDNEGHSWLFFGGGDRDSVKRTNTFNRFYGMRDNGQTSPYTDADLVDVTVTGTPNDNGWYIKLGKNEKSVGKAIVFADTVYFVTYEPTKPEDPCEIAGLARLYKICFTTGKGESEEIGSGVPTSPQITVTEEGDFVIFVGGSEGELVAEKITTPGPFKKTIYWREEKY
- the fbp gene encoding fructose-1,6-bisphosphate aldolase/phosphatase, which encodes MAKVTVSVIKADIGGYVGHSSSHPDILKKAEESLKIAKDKGLLIDFHVMHCGDDLELIMTHEKGEDSESIHKLAWDTFKDCTELAKRMKLYGAGQDILSDAFSGNVKGMGPGVAEMEITERKSEPLIIFMGDKTSPGAWNLPLYKIFADPFNTAGLVIDPSLHDGFKFEVLDVFKQETVIFSAPEELYDMLVFIGAKEHYIIKRVWRKSDNEIAAVSSTQKLALVAGKYVGKDDPVLIVRSQSGFPAVGEVLEGFALPYLVAGWMRGSHHGPFMPVSFKEANPTRFDGPPRVIGAGFQLSDGKLIGPRDMFDDPSFERSRRMADEITDYMRRHGPFEPHRLPLADMEYTTLPEVKKKLQDRFKKEK
- a CDS encoding M23 family metallopeptidase; this translates as MRYWTVRVRDRWFFINTRRLLVTGIVILGISIISVFSIFQVVNSIVKSKELAYQKSRALELSLAVENSKYKIGLLELKLDSLINLDIKERLTWGLPYIDEDIRRLGVGGRGEIGTEDPIKEAIIKLKRCLDFEFASFKEISHKAKQIENLLLRTPSIWPTVGIVTSKFGWRNRPYPSFHKGIDIANRTGTPVIAPATGTVVHTGYRKWLGRFIELDHGFGYMTLYGHLSRIAVTPYSKVERGQVIGWIGNTGYSTGPHLYYEVRVLGKAVNPEDYIIPDTITY